The DNA sequence CAGATTCGCGGTCGGGTCGCTCGCCGATACAGGTCGCGCTGTGTCCGTGAGCCAACCGATGAGGATCAGAGAGAGAATTCTCCGAAAATGTTTCGCGCATTGAACCCCTGAACCCACCCCCTGCCCCTCCCAGGAGGAAAGCTTGGTTGAAAGCGCCAGTTGCAGGTTCCCCTCCTGGGAGGGGTGAAGGGGTGGGTTCGGGGGGAGGAACATAACGGTTTTCATAAACAAAGGCGGTCATGCGCTGGCGTTGTGGTCAAGCATGGGGTCAAGTCTTTCTACCAGGGCACAAACCCGCCTCCTCCACCTTGATCTCGGTCAAAGCATCCCGCCGTAGCGCAATTCGTCGAGGCTGGGAGCAATTCATCCGGCGGATGATCAAAAGCGGCCGATATACTGATCAGACCGTGGGATAGAATCCATAATGACGGCCTTTCCGAGAGGCATCCGCACTTCCGGTCGGCGGGTCGCCGACCGGGGCGGGCGAGTCGGCCGCGCTACCCAATTTCGGACACGCTCTCGGGAGTTCTGGACTTTCGATCCGGCCTGATTCTAATTGCGGAAGATCGCGTCATGAAACCTGGGCTTCCCTCGTTTGTCGCCAGTGCCGGTTTCTTTCTGACCTTGATGGCCAGTGTGCGCGGCGATGAGCCGAAGGTCCTGGCGCAACTCGTCCGATCCAAGGCGAATTATTCCACCGCTGAAGCGTGGTCCACGCGCCGCGCGGAATTGCGGGAGGAATTCTTGAAAGGCGCCAGGCTCTGGCCCTTGCCGGAACGTCCACCGCTCAAACCCATCATTCACAGCCGGCGCGAGCATGACGGTTACTCGGTGGAGAATGTCGCTCTCGAAACCATGCCGGGATTCTATTGCACGGGGAATTTGTACCGTCCCCTTCAGCGGCGGCGGCCCGGTCCTGCGATCCTCTGTCCGCACGGCCACTTCAAGCCGCTGGGACGCATGCGCGATGAGCAGCAGATTCGTTGCGCCCAGTTCTCGCGCATGGGCGCGACCGTGTTCTCCTATAGCATGGTCGGCTGGCAAGACTCGCTCCAGACCACGCACGACGACCCGCTCGTCCTGGCGCTGCAAACCTGGAATAGCCTGCGTGCGGTGGACTTCGTGGCTTCGCTCGAAGGCGTCGATCCGGATCGGATCGGCGTCACGGGGGCTTCCGGCGGCGGGACGCAAACCTTTTTCCTGGCGCTGCTGGATGACCGAGTCAAAGTCTCCGCGCCGGTTGTAATCGTCTATCCCTGGGCGGCCCCAGAGGGATGCCGGTGCGAAGGAGGCATGCCGGTCATGCAGGCCGCCGAGAGCAACGCCATCGAATTATGCGCGGCGGTTTCGCCGCGGGCGCAATTGATCGTTTCAGTCGGGCAGGACCAGACGAAAAGTTTTCCCGACGTGGGTTTTCCTTTTGTCCGGCGGATGTACGAGCTCGCCGGCGCGCGCGATCAAGTCGAGAACGCGCACTATGCGGAGGAAGGCCATGACTTCGGGCGGTCCAAACGCCAGGCCGTGTACCAGTTTTTCGCGAAACATCTGGGCTTGGATCCCATCCCGGAGGAACTTTCCAAAATCACCCTCGAATCCCCGGCGCAACTCGAAGCGGTCAACCTTCAGCATCCGCTGCCCGGCCATGCGGTGCGCGGTGCCGAGGCCGTAGCTGGGGCGTTTGAGCGGTTGCGAACCGGCGCGTGGCCGCAATATCAGGGACGCGCTGGAACGCGTCCTTACCAGTCCATGATCGGCGCGCAGTCTTCGCACCCGCTGGAAGGTCCGCTCGCGGAGTATTCATTCAAGGCATCCACGACGAATGACGAAGCTTTGATCTTCACACCGCCCGGCTTTGCCAAGGTGGGCGTTCCCGCGGCAGCGCCCGAGGCGAGCGCCGCGCATCTTCAAATCGCCGTTCGCCACGCGCAGACGAGGCAACCGCTGTTTTGCCGCGTGAATGTGGTTGGTCCGGACGGCAATTTCTACGAACCCAAAGACGGCCCGCTCAAAATCCACAGCTTGACCGGTCAGTGGCCGAATTGGCCAAAAGGCTGGGGTAACCGCCCGGACAAGGCGCCGGTTCGTTATTTTGGGCGTTTCTTTTATTGTTCGGGTGAAGCTCGCGTCGATGTTCCGCCAGGTTCGATTCGAGTCGAAGTCTGGAAGGGATTCGAGTATCGACCGGAGACGCGCACGGTCCAGGTTTCTCCAGGCGAAACCGGGCGTGTCGAAGTTGCGCTGACTCATGCCGTCCCCTTGCCGGAATTGGGCTATCACTCTGGCGATCCGCATATTCATATTCCGCGAGCGAGCGAGGCAGACGACCAGAAAATCCTCGATCTGCTCGAAGCCGAGGACATCCATTTCGGAACCATCCTGGCGTACAACGAACCGGCGGGGCCGTACGCCGGTTTGATGGATAAAATGGCCTCGCCGCAGCAGCGCGGCCTCGGGCGCCGGTCAATCATGAGCCGTGGTTCCTACAGCATCGTGTCCGGTCAGGAATACCGCAGTTCAACCTACGGCCACATGAATCTCTTCTTGCGGGACGATCTGGTGTTGGCGGGCCAGACGGTGAACGCAAACGACTGGCCGTTGTACGGGGATCTGGCGCGGCAAGCGCGAGAAAAGGGCGGCGTGGCTTTCCACGCGCATGGCGGCTACGCGCAAGCGGTCTATGCGGACGTTGTCCAGGGGAACATCGACGCCGTCGAGTTGCTCCAATTCGGCGTCTATCGCGGCATCGGATTGATTGACTGGTATCGGATGCTCAATTGCGGTTTTCGGATTCCGATTGTCGGCGCTTCGGACTACCCGGCTTGCCGCAAACTCGGCGATTGTCTCACTTACGCTTACTCTCCAAGCCAGCCCAACCTGGAGACCTGGTTGCGCGCAGCCGCCGCGGGCGACAGTTTCGTCACGACCGGACCGCTTCTCTTGCTCGAAGTGGATGGGCAAAAGCCGGGCAGCCGAATCAACAAAGCTGGCGCCGGACCGCATCGAGTTCACGCCAGGATCCGCGTGCGCAGCGAAGTCGCCCCGGTGACGCACCTTCAACTCATAGCGAATGGCCGCGTGCTGAAGGAACGGTTGGTGCCCGCCAGCGAAGGGCAAGGACGCTGGATCGAACTTGAACACGAACTCGAAGTGGATCGTTCCGCGTGGATCGCCGCCCGCGCCTTTTCGTTGTCGCGCCTCGGCACGCCGGACGCCGAATCGCACTCCAATCCGGTCTATGTCTATCTCAACGGCAAGGCGCCTTACGAAGCGGCGTCGCTGGACGCGTTCGTCGAGCAGATCGACAAGCAAATCGCGGCCCACAAAGCGCGGAAGTTCAAGGAGCAGGCGCGGGTCCTGGATTACTTTGAGCGCTCGCGGGATATTCTCATGAAAATTCGCGAAGCCCGAGGCGCGCTCTCCGAAGGCCATCCCTCGGACCTGGCGCGCGACTTGCCCGCGATCGACGACGCCGGACTTCGCACGCACAGCGAGGAGGAGTTGCGCGCGTTTCTCAAGCCGGTCCCGCCCAAGCCGATCGAGGAAGCGCTCCAGGCGTTCGAAACGGTCGGCGGCTTTCGCATGGAACTGGTCGCGAGCGAGCCGCTCGTTTATGACCCGATCGCGGCGGCTTTCGACGAAGATGGCAACCTCTACGTGTGTGAGATGCGGGATTATCCGTACAAGCCCAGGCCCGGCCAACCACCGCTTGGCACAGTGCGGCTTTTGAAGGACACCGATGGCGATGGGAGATTCGACGAAGCGCACGTGTTCGCCGATCAGCTTTTGTGGCCAGGCGGCGTGGCGCCATGGAAAGGCGGCGTGTTCGTCGCCGCGCCCCCGGACATTTGGTACTTCAAGGACACCGACGGCGACAACCGAGCTGACGTGCGGCGAAAAGTTTTCACCGGCTTCGGCACGCAGAATCAGCAAAACATGCTGAACAATTTGATCCTGGGACTCGACCACAAGATCTATGGAGCGACCGCCGGCAACGGTGGCATTATCCGACCGGGAGATCGGCCTTCCGCGGAAGCGATTTCAATCAATGGCCAGGATTTCCGGTTCGATCCCGTGACCGAGCAGTTTGAGCCGATCAGCGGCGTGGTGCAGTTCGGCAACACGTTCGACGATTGGGGGAATCGATTCTTGTGCAGCGAATCACAGCCGTTGCTCCACGAAGTTCTCCCGCGGCATTACCTCGCCCGGAATCCGTACCTGCCGGTCCCGAACGCCATTCATAATCTCGCGCCTGCGCCCGTGCCGATCTTTCGCATCAGCCCGATCGAGCGGTGGCGCCAGATTCGTTCGAGCCGGCGCATCGCGCACGGAGCGCGTCCGCCAACCGTTGCGGGAGCGAGCCACCACGTAGTAGATGCGGCGGCAGGCGTCACTATTTACCGTGGTGGGGCGTATGGAGCGGAATACTACGGCAACGCATTTGTCGGGGACGCGCAGAATAATCTGATCCACCGCCGCCGGCTCAAGCCGGACGGTGCAACGTTCACGTCTGAACGCGCCGACTCCAAGACCGAGTTCGTCCGTTCATCCGACACCTGGTTCAGGCCGGTCAATTTTGTGAACGCGCCCGACGGCACGCTTTACGTGCTCGACATGAGCCGGGAAATTCTGGAAGCGATCCACATTCCGCTCGATGTGGTGAAGCACCTGGATTTGCGGAGCGGGCGCGACCACGGACGCATCTATCGCCTGGCTCCGCCGAATTTCCGGTATCCGGGTTCGCCTCGTTTAAGCCGGGCGAGCACACCTGACCTGGTGGCTGCGCTGGAGAGTCCGCACGGCTGGTGGCGGGACACCGCGCACCGGCTCATCTACGAACGCCAGGATCAAACCGCGATTGAGCCCCTGCGCCGCGTGTTGCGGAAAAGCTCCAGCCCGCAGGCGCGCGTTCATGCGCTCTGGTCTTTGCGCGGACTCAACGCGCTCGGCGAGGAAGACATTCTGATTGGATTGGCCGATGAATCTCCCCGCGTTCGCGAGCACACGATTCGACTGGGCGAATCAAGGTTGGCGCAAAGCTCTGCCTTGCTGGACAAGATACTCGCCCTGGCCAACGATCCCGACGCGCGGGTTCGCTTCCAGCTCGCGTTTTCCTTGGGCCAAACCAGCGACCCAAGAGACCGGAGCGCACTCGCTGAAATCGCGCGATCCTCCGCGAACGATCGGTGGATTCGCACCGCCTTGCTCAGTTCCGTCAAAGATGCCGCCGACCAACTGCTGGTTCCCTTGCTCGACGACAAGAGCGTCATGAACGCTCCAGGCGGCCAGGAGTTCCTGGAGCAACTCGCCCTGGTTGCAGGCGCTCGCAGAGAAACCAACTCGGTTGCGCGCGTGCTCGAACGCGCCGCCAGCCTCACTCAGGATCACGGTCCCGGCGGGATTGCCAATCGGCTGGTCACCGCGCTGGGGAAGGGACTCAAACAGGCCCAAGGCCGGCTGGATCCAGCGATCGTCCTCAGCGAGGCCGGCCGCAGTTATTTGCAGGAACTCACTCGCCGTCTGCGCCGCGACGCCAAGGATCCGACGCGCACCGAAGCTGATCGATCCTCTTCGATTTCATTGCTGGGCTGTCTGGCGTTCGCCGAGTCGCGAGATACGCTTCTGGGTTTACTGGACCTGCGCCAGCCCGAACCGGTTCAAATCGCCGCCGTGCGCGCGTTGGCCGATTATTCTTCCGCAGAGATCGGGCCGCTTCTCCTGGCGAAATGGCGGGAGTATTCGCCGAAAGTCCGCGAGGCGGTCGTTGAAGCCATGCTCGCCCGCTACGAACGCACTCTGGTTTTTCTTCAGGCCGTGCAAAAGGAGCAGGCCAGTCTCGCTCAACTCGATGCCGCCCGGCGGCAGCAATTGCTCCACCACCGAAACGAATCCGTCCGCGCACTGGCCCTCCAACTTTTGAGCGGCGGCCCGAGCCGATCCCGGCAAGAGATCATCGACGCTTATCGGCCCGCGTTGCAACTGAGCCGCGATCCGGTTCGCGGTGAAGCGGTCTTTCGCCGCGAGTGCATGGCGTGCCATAAGATTGGCGAGATCGGATATGCCATCGGTCCGGACCTCACGTCCTCGCCTTCGCGCGACGCGGAAGCGCTGCTCGTTCACGTCTTCGATCCGAATCAGTACGTTCAACCGAACTCCATCCAGTATGTGGTCGATGACAAAGCAGGGCGCACCTTCAGCGGCATGCTGGCTGCCCAGACCGCGACAAGCATCACGCTGCGGCAAGGCGAGGGGCGGTCGGAGACGATTTTGCGAGCCAACATCGCCGCGCTAAGCAGCACGGGCAAATCGATGATGCCGGAAGGTTTTGAGGAGCGAATTACGCAGCAGGAAATGGCGGACCTGATCGCCTTTCTCCAATCGGCGCGTCCGGCGACGCCTTCCGGCGAACCGCCGCTTCAAATCGGGACGGAGCCTGGGCTGATCGAGCCGGAGCCGTGAACGAGCAGGTTGACACCGCGGTAACCGAGACTCGAAAGTTAAATCGTTACATCGTTAAATCGAGGTTGAGAAAGGCTCCATCCGCGATCCTCTGCTCCAGCATCCGCTCCAACCATTCCCATCGGATGTTGTCGAAGTAGCCTGACTTCGATCCGTAATCAAACGCGCCGGGCCGGAGACCGGCGCTCCGGGGAATGACGCCAAGGAATCAATCGCGTTTCTCCGCCGACTCGTTCGTGCTCGACCCGCCTGGCGTTCTCCCTTAGTTTCCAGCGCCAAAAAACCAAATGACAGATCCTCGCTATAAAAAATTGGCCCGGTTGCTGGTCGAATATTCCACGGCTCTGAAGAAAGGCGACCGCGTCCTGCTCGACATGATCGATGTGCCGGACGAGTTCTCCGTGGAACTCATGCGCGCGGCCAGGAGCGCAGGCGCCATCCCTTTGATCGAAGTCCGGCACTCGCGCATCACGCGGGAAGTTCTCCGGGACACTGACGAACACCACGCGAAGTTGGTTCATGACGTCGAGCTGAGTCGCATGAAAAGAGTGCAGGCCTACATCGCGATCCGGGGCAGCGCCAATGCGAACGAAACCTCCGACGTGACGGGAGACCGCATGTCGCTCTATTCGAGAATCCTCCGCCCCGTTTTGAATTATCGCGTGAACAAGACCCGCTGGTGCGTCTTGCGCTGGCCTTCTCCAAGCATGGCCCAGGCCGCCAACATGAGCACGGAAGCGTTCGAGGATTTCTATTTCGACGTCTGCGCGATGAATTACCGGAAAATGGCGCGCGCCATGATCCCGCTGGAGCGGCGCATGAAAAGCGCGGATCGAGTACACATCAAAGGTCCAAACACGGACCTCACCTTCAGCCTCAAAGGCATCGGCGCGAAGATGTGCAAGGGAGACCGAAATATTCCGGACGGCGAGGTCTTTAGCTGCCCGGTCAAGAAATCGATCAACGGCTGCATTCAGTTCAACACGCCCACGCTTTACTCCGGCACGCGGTTCGAGAACGTGCGGCTGGAGTTCAAGGCCGGACGCATCGTTGAAGCCGAGGCCAACAACCGCAAACGGCTCAACGAGATTCTCGACACCGATCCCGGCGCGCGTTACACGGGGGAATTCTCGCTGGGATTCAATCCGCACATCCTCAATCCCATGTGCGACATTCTGTTCGACGAAAAGATCTCGGGCTCGCTCCATTTGACCCCTGGACAAGCCTACGAGGACTGCGACAACGGGAATCGCTCCGCCGTGCACTGGGACATGGTCTTGATTCAACGGCCTGAATGGGGCGGCGGCGAAGTGTGGTTCGACGGTGAATTGATCCGGAAGGACGGGCTGTTCGTGCCGAGGGATCTCAAGCCGCTAAATCCATCCCATCTGAAGTGAACCTGTTTCAAGTTGAATAAGAACTCGAAACTTGAAACTCGAAACCCGAAACTCAATTGAGTTGCGCGGTCGCGAGCCAGTGCGTTTCGCCAAACTTCGCCCGGAACCTGTCGGCGAGTTCACCGGCGTTTTGCTGGCCAAAGACCAGCGCAAACGTGGTCGAGCCGCTCCCGGACATCAGCGTTGCCACCGCGCCATGCTCGCGCAGGAATTCCTGGAATAGTTGAAGCAACGGATACTTCTTCAGCGCGGGAGCTTCCAGGGCGTTGTAGAAAGCCGGCGCGGCGGAGGAGAGATCGGAGGTTTGCAGCCGGTCGATCAGTGCCTGCGCGCGTCCCGGCTTGCCTGCCGCCGCCTCAGGGAAACGGGCCAGTTGCTGGTAAGCCCACGCGGTTGGGATGCCAAAACCCGGATACACCAGCAGAGCGAACACATCACGCAGCGCAGGAAGCGGCCCCAATGCCGAAATGCGTTCACCGCGCCCGGTGGCCAGCGCAGGGCCGGCTTGCAGAAAGAACGGAACGTCAGAACCAAGTGTTGCAGCCAATGGCATCAAACGGTCCGAGGCCAGCGGGCGGCCAAACAGTTCGTTCAAGCCGAGCAAGGTGTGGGCGGCATTGCTGCTGCCGCCGCCGAGTCCCGCCGCGAGAGGAATTCGTTTCTCGATGTGAATTCGCAGGCCATCGCTGATCTTAGCGGCGTGCAGGAAGGCCGTCGCCGCCCGGTGAACAAGATTGGTCGAATCAACCGGCAACTCAGGCTGACTGCAAGTCAGCGCGACGCCGGAGGACGCGCTGCGCTCGAATTCCAACGTGTCGAACACCGGAACCGGATGCATGACGGTTTCGAGTTCGTGAAATCCGTCCTCGCGCTGGCCGAGAACGTTCAGCAAGAAGTTGATCTTGCACGGCGAGGTCCGTTCCAGGGTCATGAAACAAAAAAGCGCCAACACGGAAGTGTTGGCGCTGGAGAGGTCAGTTCGATCAATAATCGAAAATCCGGAAGCGGCTGCCGGGAATCATCGGCGCGATATCCCCGCCGCTGAAGCCGAGGGCGTTGTCCATGCCGAACATCGGATCCGCAATCAGTTTAGGCGTGTAGCTGTCCGGATAGACCGGGTATTCCGGCAAGTAGTGAGGGTCGTATTTCGGGAACGGGAACGTGACGATTTCGTAAGCGCCGACTGCCGTGCGCGCCAGGCTGCGATTGAACCCTCGGATGAAGCCCGTGGTGTAGGTCTTGTCCGTGCCTTCCCAGATCGCGGTTTGTTCCATGGAGCGGCGGATTTCGCCAAGCCGGGCGAATTCAGTCACGTTGAGCAAGCCGCGTCCCAGCTTGCGTTCCGGCCCCGCGCAGCCCGTGGCAATGAGAGCCAGAGCCGCGAGCGACGCCAGGGAAGAGAAAGAGATGCGCATAGTTCGATTTGATTTTTGCGAGGTTATCCAGAGGTGATGACTTGTAAAGCGCGATTTCGTTCAAACTCTTTCTAATCCATCGACGTCGGCTGGTCGGAGCCGGGCGTGCGCAGTCCGGCCTCCGTCTCCAACCGCTGCCGCTTTTGCCGCTGCCAATACTTCGAGACGAGGATGCAGCCTTCGTAAATGAGCTGAAGGGCGATGGCCATGATGAAAGTCGTGAGCAGGTCCGCGGGCGTCAGGACGGCGCACAGCGCAAAGTTAACCACGAACATGTAAGAGCGGCCCTTGATGAGCAATTCATGCTTGATGATTTCCAGGCGGATCAATGACAGCAGCAGCACCGGGACCTCGAACAGGAATCCGACGCCGAGCATAAACTTGGTCGCGAAATCGAAGAATTCTTCCGCGCGCCAGGTTTCGGTCGAGAACCCGATCCACTTGTTGTAGTTGACCAGCGCGTTCAGGGAGAAGGGCAACAAGATGAAATAGCAGAACACCACGCCGACAACGAAGAACCCGGTCCCGATGGTGAACGCAACGAAGAAGAACTTCTTTTCCTTCTTCTTCAGCGCCGGCACCACGAATTCGCCTAGGAAATAAAGGATGAACGGCAGCGCGATCACCATCCCCGTGTAAAACGCCATCTTCAGCGAAATCAGGAAGCCGCCCAGCGGATTGAAAAGCTGCAGAATCTTCGACGGGTCCAGCCCGGCGCGTTCCATCGGCCAGGTCAAAATCGCCACGATCTGCTTGGTAGCGCACAGGCAAACCACCATTGCGATGATCAACGCCGAGCCGCTTTTGATGATGGTCCAGCGGAGATCTTCGAGATGTTCGAGGAAGGACTTGACCGGGCCGCCTCCGTCCTCCTCTTCCTCGACCGCTTCACGGCCCGGCTCGGACTCGTGGTGGGCCGTGGACGAATAGGCGGGAGCGAGGGGCTGTTCGTCCGGGACCGAAGCGTGTTCCTGCGTCGTGTCGTCCGAATTCTGAAGCGTCGGAGATTCTTGCCCCTCGGACGGAAAGGCGTTCTCCTGGGGTTCCTGTGGCATGGCCAAACCCGCGCGGGAAGGACTAAGGACTCAGTTGCGGAAAGCTCAGCCCTGTTTGGCTGTGCCAGTGTAAGTTCCTTCTCGGCGCTCTTCGCGTTCGCGGACTGCTTCGTTGATGTCGCCGGATTCGTTCGAGCGAGGCTGAGTGTCGGGGGGCAATTTTCGGGGCGGCGGAGGAGGAGGGGGCGCGTCCAGATTGACCGCGTTTTCCAATTCGTCCTGAACTTCCCGAGTGGATTTCTTGAATTCGCGGATGCCTTGCCCCAGGCCTCGGGCCAATTCCGGCAATTTCTTGGCGCCGAACAGAATCAGCGCCAGGAGCAGAAGCAGCAGGATTTCCCAACCGTTCAACATCGCGAACATGGTCTCATTCATAAAAAGTCTTTAAGATTTATCCGAAGCTAAGCCAGAACCGACAAGGCGTAAAGCAGCAAAACCGCTTCCTGGCATCTGAGGTCCCCTTCCCCCTCACCCTGTCCCGCTCCCTCAGGGAGAGGGGAATGGCATTCCGCGCTGAGAGCAACCTCACGCGCGCGCCCCATCGAAATGCGGCGTTCAATGCTCCCTCTCCCTAGGGGAGAGGGCTGGGGTGAGGGGGAAGGGGACATTCGAAATCCGCGACCCAGCCACTGAGAATAGCGAAGAACCGCGAAGTTCACTTTACTGGGTCTTCGGCTTGAGCAGAAGGAACTCACCGCGGCGGTTTTTCGCCCAGGCCGTTTCGTCGTGGCCCTGGACGGCGGGCTGGCTCTCGCCGTAAGTGATCGTGCCGACGCGATCTCCGCCAACGCCAACCGAGATCAGATACTCCCGCACGGAGAGCGCCCGGCGTTCGCCCAACGAAAGATTGTATCCTTCCGTGCCGCGCTCGTCACAGTGGCCCTCGACTTCGACTTTGAAGGTCGGGTTGGCTTTGAGGTGCTGGGCGACAGCGTCGATCTTCGACTTGTCCTCGGGGCGGACTTGAGCGCTGTCGAAAGCAAAGTAAACCGTGCTTTCCTTGTAGGTCTCCTTGTCGCCCCAGAAATCGCCTTTGTCGATTCTGGATCCGAACGGTGTGCTTCCGGTCGGATCGTTAGGGAGGGTCGTTGGAGTCGTTTCCGTGTTCGGAGGATGACGAGGGCCACGATCCGTTGGGTCAGTGGTCGAAGGAACGCCCGGGCCAGTCCGATTCGCACCGGGGATGGGTGTGATGGACTTGGGAACCTTCTTACATCCGATTGCGGTGGACGCCAGAATGAAGCTCATCAGCAAGAGCTTCACAAAATTGGTGTGTTTCATCTTTGTTCCTTCAACGGCGGGAGGGTTATTTGGCCCAACTGGGCTGCGACCGGCTTCCCGAATACTGGCCAAGAGTTTTGACCCGTTTCGTGTCTGCGTCAAGCAAAGAGAGGACACGGCGGTCGCCAGAGCGCGCAGTGAAGACAATCGTGCGCGAATTTGCTGCCCAGGAAGGGTCCTCGCCCCCGCAAAGAACCTCCACGGTTCCGCCCTGGGCCGGGACACGGCAAATTTGAAAAGGCCGCGTGAGCGCCGTAAAGGCGATCCATTTGCCATCCGGGGACCAATCCGGCTCCGTCACGCTGCCGACACCTGCGGTCCGAATCTTCGTCATTGGCCCGCCCGAGGCCGGGACTTTGTAGAGCGCCGGCGCTCCACCCATCCTCGAAACGACGCAGATCGTTTGGCCGTCCGGGGACCAGCAAGGCGAGGATTCATCGGCCGCGGTTTGCGTTAATCGCCTGGCATTCGTGCCATCGACATTGGAGACATAAAGTTCAGGGTTGCCGTCCTTGCTGATAATCATCGCCACGCGCCGGCTATCCGGCGAAACGGCCGGACTGAAGTTTGATCCGGGATACTTGGCGACGACGATCCGTTCTCCGGAAATCAGGTCGTGCGAGTAGATGTCCAGGTAACCGGACTTTCGCGAAGCATAAAACAGCTTTCGGCCACCGGGCGCCCAGGCGGGCGTGACCACGTCCACGCTGTCCTGGGTGGCCGCATGCGCGTTCGCGCCGTCATAGTCGGAAACATGGATCTCCCGGCGCCGTGCATTCTCGCTGATGAAAGCGATCTTGGCGCGGGAGATTCCCGGTTTGCCGGTTATTTTCTGAATGATGTCGTCGGCAAACGCATGAGCCTGGGATCGGGGCGTTCCGCCCTGGTAACGATTCCCAAGGATGGGTGTCTTCCGGATGCGGTCGATGACGCGTCCTTCCACGGCGCCGGCATTGCTGCCCGTGACGTTGAACTGGGCCACGTCTGCGGCGACAATATCGAAGCCCTGGATTTCGAGATCGAACCTCAGCACGGTCTGGACTTCGCCCGAAAAGCCGCTCAAGGAGATCGGGATCAGTTTGGAGCGATCAACTTCCTTATCGATGTCGATGGCTGGTTGCGACTGTTGCGCGAAAACAAACCGATGGGCGGCCGAAACAAGCAACGCGGCAAGGCAGGCGGTGCGGCGGACGAGCCGCCAAAATCCAGAACGTGAATCTCGAAATCTGGAACTGATCGGTGTGTCCGGCAAATCCGGTCCCAACTTGTCGTCGTCCAGTCCCTTCTCCCTCACCCTGCCCTCTCCCCAAGGAGAGGGTTCTGCCGCTGCAATCCCAGCTCGATCGGAACACGCCGGCCTGTTCCGGCGCGGGGAGGAATGCTCCGTCTCCCCAAGGGAGAGGGGCGGGGTGAGGGGGAAGGAAGCGTTAGACCTCCCACGACGGAAGCCACTGAAAGAAGCGGGAAACGCGAAGCCTTCTTCGCGGCATGCACACAATTTCGTCGGTTGAAATGTCATCCGGTGGATCTCTTGGCTTTGAGGTTGAAGTTGATATAGAAAGTGCGTTCGGTGTCTTTGGTGCCTTCGGGAAACGGACGCAGAGGATCCTTCAAGCTCAGCGCTCGCTCTACAGATTGATCGAGCGCAGGAATCCCGGATCTTCTGATGATGCGGGCCGACCTGATCGTCCCGTCTCGCAGAATGACAACCTCGGTTTTCACCAC is a window from the Verrucomicrobiota bacterium genome containing:
- a CDS encoding exosortase system-associated protein, TIGR04073 family, giving the protein MRISFSSLASLAALALIATGCAGPERKLGRGLLNVTEFARLGEIRRSMEQTAIWEGTDKTYTTGFIRGFNRSLARTAVGAYEIVTFPFPKYDPHYLPEYPVYPDSYTPKLIADPMFGMDNALGFSGGDIAPMIPGSRFRIFDY
- a CDS encoding twin-arginine translocase TatA/TatE family subunit, translating into MFAMLNGWEILLLLLLALILFGAKKLPELARGLGQGIREFKKSTREVQDELENAVNLDAPPPPPPPRKLPPDTQPRSNESGDINEAVREREERREGTYTGTAKQG
- the tatC gene encoding twin-arginine translocase subunit TatC, whose protein sequence is MPQEPQENAFPSEGQESPTLQNSDDTTQEHASVPDEQPLAPAYSSTAHHESEPGREAVEEEEDGGGPVKSFLEHLEDLRWTIIKSGSALIIAMVVCLCATKQIVAILTWPMERAGLDPSKILQLFNPLGGFLISLKMAFYTGMVIALPFILYFLGEFVVPALKKKEKKFFFVAFTIGTGFFVVGVVFCYFILLPFSLNALVNYNKWIGFSTETWRAEEFFDFATKFMLGVGFLFEVPVLLLSLIRLEIIKHELLIKGRSYMFVVNFALCAVLTPADLLTTFIMAIALQLIYEGCILVSKYWQRQKRQRLETEAGLRTPGSDQPTSMD
- a CDS encoding OmpA family protein, whose amino-acid sequence is MSFILASTAIGCKKVPKSITPIPGANRTGPGVPSTTDPTDRGPRHPPNTETTPTTLPNDPTGSTPFGSRIDKGDFWGDKETYKESTVYFAFDSAQVRPEDKSKIDAVAQHLKANPTFKVEVEGHCDERGTEGYNLSLGERRALSVREYLISVGVGGDRVGTITYGESQPAVQGHDETAWAKNRRGEFLLLKPKTQ